A window of Microcoleus sp. bin38.metabat.b11b12b14.051 genomic DNA:
ATTTTTACTCTCAATCAGTAAGATTATGGAGAGGCTGTGGTATCGCTCCATCGGTGGTGTCTTTACCCGAAGTTGCAACGATATTGTAGAATCTGGCTAGACCCAAAACTTGCCATGTGAGAGCGACTAATACGAGCCAATCTGTTTCAAGTGCCGGAACGCCACTTGAGGAATGCCTCGGCGACCACTTTTGGGATCGAAATTCGATCGGCATTTATGAACTACCCTCATAGGAATCAGAATTTGGAATCTTCTTTAAATAACGGTCAGCCCGCAGCAGACAAGCGTCCTGTAGTTTTGGCTGTAGACGACAATCACGACAATTTAGAGCTGCTGACGCAAATACTCGATTTATTCGGCTGCGAGTGCGTGGGAGCCGTTGACGGGTACAGCGCTCTGTCAACCGCAATCGATCGACTCCCCGACCTAATCGTACTCGACATTTGCCTGCCCGATATAGACGGTATAGAATTAATCAAGCGGATCAAACAAAACCCCAAGCTGATAAATATTCCGATTGTCGCCGTCACAGCACTAGCAAAAACAGAAGACCGCGATCGGATTCTCGAAGCCGGCTGCATTGGATACCTTTCCAAACCTTTTAATATCAAGGATTTAGAACAAATTATCAGCCACCAGCTCAACCATCAGTCGCTTCTAGTGGAGTTTTAGACTTAGAAATCGCATCGCGAACTTTCGGTGCAGACTCCAAAATGGCGATCGTCCCCGTGCGCCCCGTCTCCAAAGTCGCATCGCTGAGCAAATCCGTCACTCCCACACCCAAAACTTGTTTAATTAACTCTTTGAGCGGCAATTCCAGAACAGACTCTAATTGCGATCGCACCTGCGCGGCCAAA
This region includes:
- a CDS encoding response regulator → MNYPHRNQNLESSLNNGQPAADKRPVVLAVDDNHDNLELLTQILDLFGCECVGAVDGYSALSTAIDRLPDLIVLDICLPDIDGIELIKRIKQNPKLINIPIVAVTALAKTEDRDRILEAGCIGYLSKPFNIKDLEQIISHQLNHQSLLVEF
- a CDS encoding DUF2294 domain-containing protein, which codes for MTGETSVPTRGTLERSLAQGIQALYRSLLGHQTSQALCNLLDNKLIIVIENAITQPEKALVHNGQEDLAAQVRSQLESVLELPLKELIKQVLGVGVTDLLSDATLETGRTGTIAILESAPKVRDAISKSKTPLEATDG